The Haladaptatus sp. ZSTT2 genome includes a region encoding these proteins:
- a CDS encoding nucleotidyltransferase domain-containing protein, translating into MPIDTGTLESWAQYESAPIDSAKRTHSRIQKELQSSETLAHADFDTYLQGSYANYTIVRASSDVDIVVQLTDMYYVDLSGLSPAERDHWRRNSGDPDYSWHEFRSDVVDVLESRFGSSAVDPVGKAIEVEAGKLPLDADVLVCADHRDYYHYPNGYHSGIAFFNLNNTKIVNYPKQHINNGSTRQSSTSNRFKETVRIFKRARNYLVDNNELNKENVPSYFIENLLYNVPDGRYTYNKQDRVAKILRYLNSTDYSDWTCQNGITDIFGSGPAEWNTRYAGRYIDAMVTLWDNW; encoded by the coding sequence ATGCCGATAGATACAGGGACACTGGAATCGTGGGCGCAATACGAGAGCGCCCCCATCGATTCCGCGAAGCGGACCCACAGCCGAATCCAGAAGGAATTGCAGTCCAGCGAAACGCTCGCCCACGCGGACTTCGACACCTATCTGCAGGGCTCCTATGCGAACTACACCATCGTCCGGGCCAGTTCCGATGTGGACATCGTGGTCCAGCTTACGGACATGTACTACGTTGATCTGTCCGGGCTCAGCCCCGCCGAGCGGGATCATTGGCGGCGCAACTCCGGCGACCCGGACTACAGCTGGCACGAGTTCCGGTCCGATGTCGTTGACGTACTGGAGTCGCGCTTCGGCTCCTCGGCTGTCGATCCGGTCGGGAAAGCAATCGAAGTGGAAGCGGGTAAACTGCCGCTGGACGCCGACGTGCTCGTCTGTGCGGACCACCGCGACTACTACCACTATCCGAACGGCTACCACTCGGGCATCGCGTTCTTCAACCTCAACAACACGAAGATCGTAAACTACCCGAAACAACACATCAACAACGGCAGCACCAGGCAGTCAAGCACCAGCAACCGGTTCAAAGAGACCGTGCGCATCTTCAAGCGCGCACGGAACTACCTCGTCGATAATAACGAACTGAACAAGGAGAACGTCCCATCGTACTTCATCGAGAACCTCCTGTACAACGTCCCAGACGGACGATATACCTATAACAAACAGGACCGAGTCGCGAAAATTCTCCGATACCTGAATTCGACGGACTATAGTGACTGGACCTGCCAGAACGGCATCACCGACATATTCGGGTCGGGCCCCGCGGAGTGGAACACCCGGTACGCGGGCCGGTACATCGACGCGATGGTCACACTCTGGGACAACTGGTAA
- a CDS encoding nucleotidyltransferase domain-containing protein yields the protein MAIDEDTLESWTDPKRAAVKSAEKTHKKIRNALNDSDTLADVEFHDFLQGSYANHTIIRDSSDVDIVVRLDEFQYFNLHDLDPEDQEDVDVEDYDYDYDEFRDDVLSVLQDTYPEGTFDPSGNAIEISAPGLPLDADVLVCVQYKHYYNYPQGYDGILFWPTDSISSVVNYPTRHKDHGSDKQDDTDDLYKETVRMFKNARKEIVADGYITDDIVASYFIECLLYNVPPGRYVDDLQERYVKIVDYLKDADFSGWKCQNGVTDLFGRGRTKWDTWHAKLFVDALETYWENASTNSINARLF from the coding sequence ATGGCAATCGATGAGGATACCCTCGAAAGCTGGACCGACCCGAAGCGAGCCGCCGTGAAATCAGCGGAGAAAACTCACAAGAAGATCCGGAACGCGCTCAACGACAGCGATACGCTCGCTGACGTCGAGTTCCACGACTTCCTCCAAGGGTCGTACGCGAACCACACGATCATCCGCGATTCGAGCGACGTCGATATCGTCGTTCGCCTCGACGAGTTCCAGTACTTCAACCTCCACGACCTCGACCCGGAAGACCAGGAGGATGTAGATGTCGAAGATTACGATTACGACTACGACGAGTTCCGAGACGACGTGCTGAGCGTTCTGCAGGACACCTACCCTGAGGGGACGTTCGACCCGTCCGGGAACGCTATCGAGATTTCGGCACCGGGTCTACCACTCGACGCCGACGTGCTGGTATGCGTTCAGTACAAGCACTACTACAACTATCCCCAAGGGTACGATGGGATCCTTTTCTGGCCGACCGATTCGATCTCCTCGGTCGTGAACTATCCGACGCGACACAAGGACCACGGATCGGACAAGCAGGACGACACCGACGACCTGTATAAAGAGACTGTGCGGATGTTCAAGAACGCCCGCAAGGAGATCGTCGCGGACGGGTACATCACCGACGACATCGTAGCGTCCTACTTCATCGAGTGTCTCCTGTACAACGTCCCACCGGGCCGGTACGTGGACGACCTGCAAGAACGGTATGTCAAGATCGTCGATTACCTGAAGGACGCGGACTTCTCCGGGTGGAAGTGCCAAAATGGTGTGACCGATCTCTTCGGGCGTGGCCGCACGAAGTGGGACACCTGGCACGCCAAGCTGTTCGTCGATGCTTTGGAAACGTACTGGGAGAACGCCAGCACCAACAGCATAAATGCACGTCTATTCTAG
- a CDS encoding DUF955 domain-containing protein, whose protein sequence is MATTSDSSASFEETDTRTDEMHSTIKAWIDELVGDVDAAQTSDEFQEWLDVQSRFHDYSHRNTLLIKLQCPEATKVAGFNTWRNEFDRHVQEGEQAIWIWAPIIIKRCPECENSPSYHENSGCEYDETPPEEWSKGLVGFKPAAVFDVSQTEGEPLPELETEATGDAEDLVPALTAAADELGVTVRIVDADEWEHGDAKGVCKQRDIHDFTPIVEAKGRTNQADLAVTLIHEFAHALLHFDVDDEAERAKREVEAEAVAYIVGRYCGLETSGSAFYLAAWQDDEPESIQDRFGRISSTAEEIIDVIDG, encoded by the coding sequence ATGGCTACGACTAGCGACTCGTCGGCCTCCTTCGAGGAGACCGACACACGAACAGACGAGATGCACAGTACGATTAAAGCATGGATCGACGAACTCGTTGGCGACGTTGATGCGGCACAGACCAGCGATGAGTTCCAAGAGTGGCTCGACGTCCAGAGTCGGTTCCACGATTACTCCCATCGCAACACGCTGCTCATCAAACTCCAGTGTCCCGAGGCGACGAAGGTCGCTGGCTTCAACACCTGGCGGAATGAGTTCGACCGGCACGTCCAGGAGGGCGAACAGGCGATCTGGATCTGGGCACCGATCATCATCAAGCGATGTCCAGAGTGTGAGAATTCGCCCAGCTACCACGAGAACAGCGGTTGTGAGTACGACGAGACGCCACCCGAGGAGTGGTCGAAAGGGCTCGTGGGATTCAAACCAGCCGCTGTCTTCGATGTCTCGCAGACCGAGGGAGAGCCGCTTCCCGAGCTAGAAACGGAGGCGACAGGCGATGCTGAGGACCTCGTACCAGCACTCACAGCAGCAGCGGATGAGCTCGGCGTGACGGTTCGCATCGTCGACGCTGACGAGTGGGAGCACGGCGACGCAAAGGGGGTCTGCAAACAGCGGGATATCCATGATTTCACGCCGATCGTTGAGGCGAAAGGACGGACGAACCAGGCCGACCTCGCGGTCACGCTCATTCACGAGTTCGCGCACGCGCTGCTCCATTTCGACGTCGACGATGAGGCCGAACGGGCAAAGCGCGAAGTCGAAGCAGAAGCCGTCGCGTACATCGTTGGTCGGTATTGCGGCCTTGAAACGAGCGGCTCAGCGTTCTATCTCGCCGCGTGGCAGGATGACGAACCAGAGTCGATCCAAGATCGTTTCGGACGGATTAGCAGCACCGCAGAGGAGATCATCGACGTGATCGATGGGTAG
- a CDS encoding tyrosine-type recombinase/integrase, with amino-acid sequence MEPDEGDATPGGTPVETAIQQYLDSVEAGNSRKNFASTLATWRTWLREERGVTDLEDLDVLDCRRYARHLKKQARDGDLKASTATTYYAYVRAFLTFCVADELLDTNPAKAKRATDELPEDLGDADRQFWREKERRAIMRYVDERVDHALDEEADVSRERAFRDRAIVYLLGLSGVRGAEVFAEPSDDKRNGITWGDVQLDSGAVRVLGKSREYEYAQLPERAATALERYRTVLDPPTDEWPVFPSGHVPSKYRAVREQLAHEGVSDDEIETILERSDIETVLREHGIIPPALSTNGARNLMKRLCDDADLDVDGDYLKPHGARRGLGHELYASGHAELAQSALRHASIETTHESYSDIQAAETAKQVDDLLGE; translated from the coding sequence ATGGAACCCGACGAGGGCGACGCTACACCCGGGGGAACACCGGTCGAGACGGCCATCCAGCAGTACCTCGACAGTGTCGAGGCTGGTAACTCCAGGAAGAACTTCGCGTCGACCCTCGCGACGTGGCGAACCTGGCTGCGCGAGGAGCGCGGTGTGACGGACCTCGAGGACCTGGACGTCCTCGACTGCCGCCGATACGCGCGTCATCTCAAAAAGCAGGCCCGCGACGGTGATTTGAAAGCGAGTACCGCGACCACCTACTACGCGTACGTCCGCGCGTTCCTCACGTTCTGCGTGGCAGACGAACTCCTCGATACGAATCCGGCCAAAGCGAAGCGTGCCACCGACGAGCTCCCCGAGGATCTCGGTGACGCCGACCGGCAGTTCTGGCGGGAAAAGGAGCGGCGGGCGATCATGCGCTATGTCGACGAACGTGTCGACCACGCCCTTGACGAGGAAGCGGACGTGAGTCGTGAGCGGGCCTTTCGCGACCGAGCAATCGTCTATCTCCTGGGACTCTCGGGCGTTCGCGGCGCGGAGGTGTTCGCTGAACCCTCGGACGACAAGCGCAACGGCATCACCTGGGGAGACGTCCAACTCGACTCCGGTGCCGTCCGCGTCCTCGGGAAGTCACGAGAGTACGAGTACGCACAGCTTCCCGAGCGGGCCGCCACGGCATTAGAGCGGTACAGGACTGTCCTCGATCCACCGACTGACGAGTGGCCGGTCTTTCCCAGCGGCCACGTCCCGTCGAAATATCGCGCCGTTCGCGAGCAGCTTGCCCACGAGGGAGTTTCGGACGACGAGATCGAGACCATTCTCGAGCGCAGCGATATCGAGACGGTGCTCCGAGAACATGGGATCATCCCACCAGCGCTCTCGACGAACGGTGCTCGCAACCTGATGAAGCGGCTGTGTGATGACGCTGACCTCGACGTCGACGGTGACTACCTGAAGCCACACGGTGCCCGTCGAGGGCTTGGTCACGAACTCTACGCGAGCGGCCACGCCGAACTCGCCCAATCAGCACTCCGACACGCGAGCATCGAGACGACCCACGAGTCGTACTCCGACATCCAAGCAGCTG
- a CDS encoding AAA domain-containing protein: MDTYLEDIAAQLRSNSPTQIELSTDDAEICDLWQNGDPDVALDHLVTVFNRRGLGTGDVVMLPVHETDHPELTGEYIAYRKDEYGEALHYYDTEGDLDEFIEFEEAARSGLAYRLRFWDRHFDLPDDVELDLIDDRPPYRSEPITAQQALDDEDYTDYVNDTLQFVRTELLRTHEEELDTVVSRGVEVESSGGGKIQSARPRVQGSEISCSVYVPPANSPGQRYNQVQSEYGVFEGNTVLLVWESNTGEETYLDGLVTAIGSSSITIDPAFGAVDFSDVNLGGIDECSLRVITKGIAEKREYEAFESIAANHRDLLAGNREISFCSPLREKFESFLNLNTYQERAAVDALRTDDVFCIHGPPGTGKTRTLVTVVAHAVKQGQRVLVCAHSNQAVDNIVAGESTENEIDRASLHNVVEEFDDLDVSMARVGSSRRDVNSFVGRRYFQQSNQLNGNLGDTDIIASTTNTAATLENQSEIAFDLVVIDEATQASGPATAVPFGRGRRLDEDEEYPRPYGLRTVLAGDHKQLPPFVSDPEMRDQELHTSLFEHLLNVYGDDLAQTLHRQYRMHEDIAAFASQEFYDGNLEHGEANRAETIDGLTPLLGIDDSGDEQQDDYSYYNPTEAQYVVAQVNKALQHGVAPSDVGVITGYSAQRDYIRSQIRTELDSEVGNGVDVETIDKFQGGQREVIIVSFVRSNASNDSGFLESPRDDGRKRLNVALTRAKKRLVVIGDWDTLSNTAAFRDEEDSCADTFARLSEYFIEKDVLVSRSR, translated from the coding sequence ATGGATACGTATTTGGAAGATATCGCGGCTCAACTACGTTCTAACTCGCCAACTCAAATAGAACTTTCAACAGACGACGCGGAGATTTGCGATCTCTGGCAGAACGGTGACCCCGATGTGGCTCTCGACCACCTCGTTACCGTGTTTAACCGGCGGGGGCTTGGAACGGGTGATGTCGTTATGCTTCCGGTCCATGAGACAGACCACCCCGAGCTGACGGGTGAGTATATCGCCTATCGGAAGGACGAGTACGGCGAAGCACTGCATTACTACGACACAGAAGGAGATCTCGACGAATTTATTGAGTTCGAAGAGGCTGCTCGGTCGGGATTGGCTTACAGACTCAGATTTTGGGATCGCCATTTCGATCTGCCAGACGACGTCGAGTTGGATTTGATCGATGATCGACCTCCGTACAGATCTGAGCCGATTACCGCTCAGCAGGCCTTGGACGACGAGGACTACACCGATTACGTCAACGATACGCTTCAATTCGTTCGGACTGAACTCCTTCGAACCCATGAAGAGGAGTTAGACACGGTCGTTAGCCGAGGGGTAGAAGTTGAGAGTTCGGGTGGTGGGAAGATCCAGTCCGCGCGACCGAGAGTCCAAGGTAGCGAAATCTCCTGTAGCGTCTACGTCCCACCTGCGAATTCGCCCGGGCAGAGGTATAATCAGGTTCAAAGCGAGTACGGTGTTTTCGAAGGGAATACCGTGCTACTTGTGTGGGAGTCCAATACGGGTGAGGAGACGTATCTCGATGGACTGGTAACGGCGATTGGATCATCGTCTATTACTATCGACCCTGCTTTCGGTGCGGTTGACTTCAGTGACGTCAACCTTGGTGGAATCGATGAGTGCTCTCTTCGTGTGATAACGAAAGGGATCGCCGAAAAACGAGAGTACGAAGCATTTGAGTCGATTGCGGCCAACCACCGTGATCTTCTCGCTGGGAACCGCGAGATCTCGTTCTGCTCACCTCTACGGGAAAAGTTCGAGTCGTTCCTCAACTTGAACACGTATCAAGAACGCGCCGCTGTGGACGCACTACGAACGGATGACGTCTTTTGTATTCATGGCCCACCGGGGACGGGGAAAACACGGACGCTTGTCACGGTTGTCGCTCATGCAGTGAAGCAGGGCCAACGAGTGCTTGTCTGCGCTCATTCTAACCAGGCAGTCGATAACATCGTAGCCGGGGAAAGCACTGAGAACGAAATTGATCGGGCGTCGCTCCACAACGTGGTAGAGGAATTTGACGATCTCGATGTATCGATGGCTCGAGTCGGAAGTTCAAGGCGAGATGTCAATAGCTTCGTAGGCAGGCGGTATTTCCAACAGTCAAACCAGTTGAATGGGAACCTTGGTGATACTGATATCATTGCTTCAACGACCAATACTGCTGCGACGCTGGAAAACCAGAGCGAGATCGCATTCGACTTGGTGGTGATTGACGAAGCGACGCAAGCTTCAGGGCCTGCAACGGCAGTTCCATTCGGTCGGGGACGCCGACTAGACGAGGATGAGGAGTACCCCCGTCCATATGGTCTCCGGACCGTGCTTGCGGGTGATCACAAACAACTCCCACCATTTGTGTCTGACCCTGAGATGCGAGATCAAGAGCTACACACGTCGCTTTTCGAGCACCTCTTGAACGTATACGGGGACGACCTCGCGCAGACCCTCCATCGGCAATACCGTATGCATGAGGACATTGCAGCGTTCGCCAGTCAGGAGTTCTACGACGGGAACCTCGAACATGGAGAAGCAAATCGGGCCGAGACCATTGATGGGCTCACACCGCTGCTTGGGATCGATGATTCTGGCGATGAGCAACAGGACGATTATTCCTACTACAACCCTACAGAAGCACAATACGTGGTTGCGCAAGTGAACAAGGCGCTTCAACATGGTGTGGCTCCATCAGATGTCGGGGTGATTACTGGGTATAGCGCGCAACGGGATTACATTCGTAGTCAAATTCGGACGGAACTTGATAGCGAAGTCGGGAACGGTGTTGACGTCGAAACCATTGACAAGTTCCAGGGTGGTCAGCGAGAAGTGATTATCGTGTCGTTTGTCCGGTCGAATGCAAGCAACGATTCTGGATTCCTTGAATCACCTCGGGATGATGGCCGCAAACGGCTGAACGTTGCCCTCACTCGTGCGAAAAAGCGACTTGTGGTGATCGGTGATTGGGACACGCTCTCGAACACCGCAGCGTTTCGAGACGAGGAAGACAGTTGTGCGGACACATTCGCCCGTCTTAGTGAGTACTTTATCGAAAAGGACGTGCTGGTATCGAGATCACGTTGA